The Mycolicibacterium boenickei genome has a segment encoding these proteins:
- a CDS encoding IclR family transcriptional regulator, producing the protein MSVLTRATQILNVLAETGCGLSVRELAEATGLPKSTVHRVLQELAACQYVVSNGRVDGYRLGPGVLKLGLNSRRQFVAPMRRALIALARAVNENVDLAILSGGEMLIIEQITATNAIPTMTVVGRTFALHASSIGKALLSQIPPAQARQLLGDNLEAFTPNTITDIDAVLRELIEVRNTGIAFDREEHDLGICAVAIALPHPEGIPQAITIVAPTQRFVRREAAYVAALRALSGHTDPV; encoded by the coding sequence GTGTCGGTTCTGACCCGAGCGACGCAGATCCTCAACGTGCTCGCGGAGACCGGTTGCGGACTCAGCGTGCGTGAACTCGCCGAAGCGACCGGGTTGCCGAAATCGACGGTCCATCGGGTCCTTCAAGAGCTCGCGGCGTGCCAGTACGTCGTCAGCAATGGCCGCGTGGATGGGTATCGACTCGGTCCTGGGGTGCTCAAACTGGGGCTGAACAGCCGCAGGCAGTTCGTCGCCCCCATGCGCCGCGCCCTGATCGCGCTGGCGCGCGCAGTCAACGAGAACGTCGACCTCGCCATCCTCAGCGGCGGTGAGATGCTGATCATCGAGCAAATCACCGCAACCAACGCCATCCCCACCATGACCGTCGTCGGCCGCACGTTCGCGCTGCACGCCAGCTCCATCGGCAAGGCGCTGCTGTCTCAGATCCCACCCGCGCAGGCGCGACAGCTGCTCGGTGACAACTTGGAAGCGTTCACCCCGAACACGATCACCGACATCGATGCTGTGCTGCGTGAGCTCATCGAGGTACGCAACACCGGTATCGCGTTCGACCGGGAAGAACACGATCTGGGGATCTGCGCCGTGGCTATCGCGCTGCCACACCCCGAGGGGATACCCCAAGCGATCACCATCGTCGCGCCGACACAGCGCTTCGTCCGGCGCGAGGCCGCCTACGTCGCCGCGCTGCGCGCACTCTCCGGGCACACCGACCCGGTGTAA
- a CDS encoding SRPBCC family protein — translation MEGSVTVRMSAPADRIWDLISDVRNTGKFSPEVLEAEWLGGATGPALGARFRGHVKRNEIGPVYWTTCEVTACEPGREFGFSVLMGDRAANTWHYQLTPAGTETDVTETFRMPPGAFTSVFSVLGGQLRRRRNVRDMRTTLERIKAVVESSGQ, via the coding sequence ATGGAAGGCTCGGTCACGGTGCGGATGTCTGCACCGGCGGACCGCATCTGGGACCTCATCTCCGACGTGCGCAACACCGGCAAGTTCTCGCCAGAGGTGCTGGAAGCCGAGTGGCTCGGCGGCGCCACCGGGCCCGCACTCGGTGCCCGGTTCCGCGGACACGTCAAGCGCAACGAGATCGGCCCCGTGTACTGGACCACCTGCGAGGTGACGGCCTGCGAGCCCGGGCGTGAGTTCGGTTTCTCTGTGTTGATGGGAGATCGAGCCGCCAACACCTGGCACTACCAATTGACGCCCGCCGGCACCGAGACCGACGTCACCGAGACATTCCGGATGCCCCCGGGAGCCTTCACCTCCGTGTTCTCGGTTCTCGGTGGCCAGCTCCGACGTCGCCGCAATGTCCGCGACATGCGCACGACGCTCGAACGGATCAAGGCCGTCGTGGAGAGCTCGGGGCAGTAG
- a CDS encoding MarR family winged helix-turn-helix transcriptional regulator has protein sequence MTSTPTDSSVEAVSAMLVASADLMWRHLADRKELSASATLVLVRLNREGPMRVTALAEAEGASQSGMTQLVQRLESQGLLERCSDPDDGRACLVKVSEGGRRLWEERAVVRKQRIAELLAGLPEEDQTTLWLASQVAARLVDQMREIADTPDVTDTL, from the coding sequence GTGACCAGCACACCCACCGACAGCAGCGTGGAAGCGGTTTCGGCGATGCTCGTGGCGAGCGCCGACCTGATGTGGCGGCATCTCGCCGACCGCAAGGAGTTGAGCGCGAGCGCGACACTGGTTCTGGTCCGCCTCAACCGTGAGGGCCCCATGCGCGTTACCGCGCTCGCCGAGGCGGAGGGTGCCAGCCAGTCGGGCATGACGCAGCTGGTGCAACGCCTGGAAAGCCAAGGGCTGCTGGAGCGCTGCAGCGATCCCGACGATGGCCGCGCCTGCCTGGTGAAGGTCAGCGAGGGCGGCCGCCGCCTGTGGGAGGAACGTGCCGTCGTCCGTAAGCAACGCATCGCCGAACTGTTGGCCGGATTGCCGGAGGAAGACCAGACAACGCTGTGGCTCGCCTCCCAAGTCGCGGCCCGGCTGGTCGATCAGATGCGCGAGATCGCAGACACCCCCGACGTCACCGACACGCTTTAG
- a CDS encoding MmpS family transport accessory protein, giving the protein MIGEQPASGRGDREPNTIGRRPRSPTILENGWLPLVTVVALGVGGLGVWKVHQMSEPGPVPSVLAAQAPEQFTPKQLTYELFGSVGDGGILSYVDIDGHPHKVDLTELPWTHTETTTLTVVSGSMSAQVNGGQVGCRMLVNGVVRDEQSSTHTEADVTCRVKSA; this is encoded by the coding sequence ATGATCGGCGAGCAACCCGCGAGCGGGCGTGGCGATCGAGAACCCAACACAATCGGGCGCAGGCCGCGAAGCCCGACCATCCTGGAGAACGGATGGCTGCCGCTGGTCACCGTCGTCGCCCTCGGCGTGGGCGGGCTCGGGGTCTGGAAGGTGCATCAGATGTCCGAGCCGGGACCGGTGCCGTCGGTACTCGCCGCGCAGGCGCCCGAGCAGTTCACCCCCAAACAGCTCACCTATGAGTTGTTCGGGTCGGTCGGCGACGGCGGAATCTTGAGCTACGTGGACATCGACGGGCATCCGCACAAGGTCGACCTCACCGAACTGCCGTGGACGCATACCGAGACGACGACGTTGACGGTTGTGTCCGGCAGCATGTCGGCACAGGTCAACGGAGGTCAGGTGGGGTGCCGGATGTTGGTCAACGGCGTTGTGCGCGACGAACAATCGTCCACCCATACCGAAGCCGACGTCACCTGCCGGGTGAAGTCCGCGTGA
- a CDS encoding MMPL/RND family transporter encodes MHRAGRPFVARSVRVLAVPIIVFWALLAVATNTFIPQVERVAEELAGSMIPSYAPSQVAMLRIGEKFQESTSTSLTMLVFEADRPLDDGDHRYYDDLMNRLKQDPEHVQYVMDLWGKPITAAGAQSVDGKATFVLLRLAGNIGQLQANESVNAVRDIIADDTPPPGLKVYVSGAAPLAADTLTIANSSLNNITILTIILIVIMLLVVYRSVPNLLVPLVSVLIEMLVAKGVIATLGHFGIIPLSSFAVNIVVALTLGAGTDYGIFLLGRYQEARQDGESREDAYYTAYRSVAPIIIGSGLTIAGACYCLSLARLDYFHTMGPAVAISMLFTIAAALTLAPAILTLGSLFGLFDPRRVAKGHLYRRIATSVVRWPKPVFVASTAIVMIGAVFVPTYRVSYDDRAYQPSDGAANLGFAASDRHFSQSKLFSEMLMVESDHDMRNSADFISLDRVAKSLIRLPGVAMVQSITRPLGRPLEHATIPYLFTTQGSGSGQQLPFNEQQNQNTDKQAEIQARSVEVLQKVIGLTQQMADELHSTVLTLENLKQVTDDMNAGISNLDDFLRPLKNYFYWEPHCFDIPACWAMRSLFDSLDGIDSLDAQIADAVTSFEAIDRLLPQMISQLERMMADSRSLLGVITNNYGPAHLQTTQTDQTYYDLINVGNDFDQSRSDDFFYIPREAFDNEDVKTGMQLMMSPDGKAARFIVTHEGNAMGPEGIDHVEQFPEAIKAALKETSLAGSKIYIGGAGSNNKDIKAYAASDLLIVAIAAFVLIFLIMLYLTRSLVAALVIPGTVAFSYAGAFGLSILVWQHIIGLHLHWLVLPLTFIILVAVGSDYNLLLISRVKEESGAGLNTGLIRALGSTGGVVTSAGLVFAFTMLAMLISDLRTIGQVGSTVCIGLLLDTLIVRSFVVPCLLRFLGPWFWWPTFIRQRPLRQRSPQRQRQEA; translated from the coding sequence ATGCATCGGGCCGGCCGGCCCTTCGTCGCGCGGTCCGTGCGCGTTCTTGCCGTGCCCATCATCGTGTTCTGGGCGCTGCTGGCTGTCGCGACGAACACGTTCATCCCGCAGGTCGAACGGGTCGCCGAGGAACTCGCCGGGTCGATGATCCCGAGCTACGCACCGTCGCAGGTGGCGATGCTGCGCATCGGCGAGAAGTTCCAGGAGTCCACCTCCACCAGCCTGACCATGCTGGTGTTCGAAGCCGACCGGCCGCTCGACGACGGCGACCACCGCTACTACGACGATCTGATGAATCGGCTCAAGCAGGATCCCGAACACGTGCAGTACGTGATGGATCTGTGGGGTAAGCCCATCACGGCGGCCGGTGCCCAAAGTGTGGACGGCAAGGCGACTTTCGTGCTGTTGCGGCTCGCCGGAAACATCGGGCAGCTCCAGGCGAACGAGTCCGTCAACGCGGTACGGGACATCATCGCCGACGACACCCCGCCTCCCGGGCTCAAGGTCTACGTCAGCGGGGCGGCACCGTTGGCCGCGGACACCCTGACGATCGCCAACTCCAGCCTCAACAACATCACGATCCTGACGATCATCCTCATCGTGATCATGCTGCTGGTGGTCTACCGCTCGGTTCCCAACCTGCTGGTGCCGCTGGTCAGTGTGCTGATCGAAATGCTTGTCGCCAAAGGCGTCATCGCGACGCTGGGGCACTTCGGGATCATCCCGTTGTCGTCGTTCGCGGTGAACATCGTCGTGGCGCTGACGCTGGGGGCAGGCACTGACTACGGCATCTTCCTACTGGGCCGCTATCAGGAGGCCAGGCAGGACGGCGAAAGCCGTGAAGACGCGTACTACACCGCTTATCGCAGTGTCGCCCCCATCATCATCGGCTCGGGTCTGACGATCGCCGGCGCATGTTATTGCCTGAGCCTGGCCCGGCTGGACTACTTCCACACCATGGGACCGGCGGTCGCCATCAGCATGCTGTTCACCATCGCCGCCGCGCTGACGCTCGCGCCGGCGATACTCACCCTGGGCAGTCTCTTCGGTCTGTTCGATCCGAGGAGGGTGGCCAAGGGGCATCTGTACCGACGGATCGCCACCAGTGTGGTGCGCTGGCCCAAACCCGTCTTCGTGGCAAGCACGGCCATCGTGATGATCGGAGCGGTCTTCGTCCCGACCTATCGGGTCAGCTACGACGATCGTGCCTACCAACCGTCCGATGGCGCAGCCAATCTCGGCTTCGCAGCCTCCGATCGGCACTTCTCGCAGAGCAAACTGTTCAGTGAGATGCTGATGGTCGAGAGCGACCACGACATGCGCAACTCGGCCGACTTCATCTCGCTGGACCGGGTGGCCAAGAGCCTGATCCGGCTTCCCGGTGTCGCCATGGTGCAGAGCATCACCCGGCCGCTGGGGCGGCCGTTGGAGCACGCCACGATTCCGTACCTGTTCACCACCCAGGGCAGTGGCAGCGGTCAGCAGCTGCCGTTCAACGAGCAGCAGAACCAGAACACCGACAAGCAGGCCGAGATTCAGGCACGTTCGGTCGAGGTGCTGCAGAAGGTGATCGGGCTGACCCAGCAGATGGCCGACGAACTGCATTCGACCGTACTCACCTTGGAGAACCTCAAGCAGGTCACCGATGACATGAACGCCGGGATCTCGAATCTCGACGACTTTCTGCGGCCATTGAAGAACTATTTCTATTGGGAGCCACACTGTTTCGACATCCCAGCCTGCTGGGCCATGCGATCACTGTTCGACTCCCTAGACGGGATCGACAGCCTCGATGCGCAGATCGCTGATGCGGTTACGTCTTTCGAGGCCATCGACCGGCTGCTGCCGCAGATGATCTCGCAGTTGGAGCGGATGATGGCCGACAGCCGGTCCCTGCTGGGTGTGATCACCAACAACTACGGCCCGGCTCATCTGCAGACCACACAGACCGATCAGACGTACTACGACCTGATCAACGTCGGTAACGACTTCGACCAGTCCCGCAGTGACGACTTCTTCTACATCCCGAGGGAGGCATTCGACAACGAGGACGTCAAGACCGGCATGCAGTTGATGATGTCGCCGGATGGAAAGGCCGCCCGGTTCATCGTCACCCACGAGGGCAATGCCATGGGGCCGGAAGGAATCGACCACGTCGAACAGTTCCCGGAGGCGATCAAGGCCGCGCTCAAGGAGACCTCGCTCGCCGGTTCGAAGATCTATATCGGGGGCGCCGGCTCGAACAACAAGGACATCAAGGCCTATGCGGCCTCCGATCTGCTGATCGTGGCGATCGCCGCGTTCGTCCTGATCTTCCTGATCATGCTGTATCTGACCCGGAGCCTGGTTGCCGCCCTGGTCATTCCCGGCACGGTGGCGTTCTCGTACGCGGGAGCGTTCGGACTGTCAATCCTGGTGTGGCAGCACATCATCGGCCTCCACCTGCACTGGCTGGTGCTGCCGCTGACCTTCATCATCCTGGTCGCGGTCGGCTCCGACTACAACTTGCTGCTGATCTCCCGCGTGAAGGAGGAGTCGGGCGCCGGTTTGAACACCGGGCTGATCCGCGCGCTGGGCAGCACCGGTGGCGTGGTGACATCGGCCGGGCTGGTGTTCGCGTTCACGATGCTGGCCATGTTGATCAGCGATCTACGCACCATCGGTCAGGTGGGTTCGACGGTGTGTATCGGTCTGCTGCTGGACACGCTGATCGTGCGCTCGTTCGTCGTGCCGTGCCTGTTGCGCTTCCTCGGGCCGTGGTTCTGGTGGCCGACCTTCATCCGGCAGCGCCCCTTGCGACAGCGGTCGCCGCAACGACAGCGACAGGAGGCATGA
- a CDS encoding DinB family protein, producing the protein MTSNQRPMPPMNADERTTLEGWLDFYRATLGLKCEGLTDEQLRSASVPPSELTLLGLVQHAAEVERNWFRRVLKGEDAPPIFGPRNPDGHDGGFEVTAHSSFRVAAQTWQDEVAQARINCAAHGLDDTVAFMGGAVSLRWIYTHMIAEYARHCGHADLIRERVDGRVGV; encoded by the coding sequence ATGACGTCGAACCAGCGGCCGATGCCGCCCATGAATGCCGACGAGCGCACGACACTGGAGGGCTGGCTCGACTTCTACCGCGCCACGTTGGGCCTGAAATGCGAGGGCCTGACTGACGAGCAGCTGCGCTCGGCGTCGGTGCCACCGTCGGAGTTGACCTTGCTGGGCCTGGTGCAGCACGCGGCAGAAGTGGAACGAAACTGGTTCCGCAGAGTGCTCAAAGGTGAAGACGCGCCACCGATCTTCGGTCCTCGGAATCCCGACGGCCACGACGGCGGCTTCGAGGTGACCGCGCACTCGTCATTCCGGGTCGCCGCGCAGACCTGGCAGGACGAGGTGGCGCAGGCGCGGATCAACTGTGCGGCGCACGGGCTCGACGACACGGTCGCGTTCATGGGCGGTGCGGTCAGCTTGCGCTGGATCTACACGCACATGATCGCCGAGTACGCGCGCCATTGCGGGCACGCGGACCTGATCCGCGAACGCGTCGACGGGCGGGTGGGCGTCTGA
- the hchA gene encoding glyoxalase III HchA produces MSHDTDDLSKVPTPDEAEDNAYFPSPYSLSQYTAPKTDFAGVEHPGAYTEGRWKVLMIAAEERYVLCQNGKMFSTGNHPVEMLLPLHHLMQTGFDVDVATISGYPAKLELWAMPHEDDAVLSTYETLKPKLKQPRKLSEVVADLKPGSDYLAVFIPGGHGAVVGLPGSTAVGQTLNWALDHGRFIITLCHGPAALLAAGLGKPRSPLAGYSVCVFPDSLDEGPNIDIGYLPGRLQWLVADLLTKQGLTVVNDEMAGTVHQDRRLLTGDSPLASDALGKLAVNCLLDALGTASNS; encoded by the coding sequence ATGTCACACGACACAGACGACCTCAGCAAGGTGCCCACGCCCGATGAGGCCGAGGACAACGCCTACTTCCCGTCGCCCTACTCGTTGAGTCAGTACACCGCACCGAAGACCGACTTCGCCGGCGTCGAACACCCGGGCGCCTACACCGAGGGCCGGTGGAAGGTGCTGATGATCGCCGCTGAAGAGCGATATGTGTTGTGCCAGAACGGAAAGATGTTCTCCACCGGTAACCACCCGGTGGAGATGCTGCTGCCGCTGCACCATCTGATGCAGACCGGATTCGACGTCGACGTCGCGACCATCTCCGGGTACCCGGCCAAACTGGAGCTGTGGGCCATGCCCCACGAGGACGACGCCGTGCTGTCGACCTACGAGACGCTCAAACCCAAGCTCAAGCAACCCCGCAAGCTGTCGGAGGTGGTCGCCGATCTCAAACCGGGTTCCGACTATCTGGCGGTGTTCATCCCCGGCGGACACGGCGCCGTCGTCGGGCTGCCCGGCAGCACAGCGGTAGGCCAGACCTTGAACTGGGCTCTGGACCACGGCCGGTTCATCATCACGCTGTGCCATGGTCCGGCGGCCCTGCTGGCCGCCGGCCTCGGCAAACCCCGGTCACCGTTGGCCGGGTATTCGGTCTGCGTGTTCCCCGACTCGCTCGACGAGGGCCCCAACATCGACATCGGATATCTGCCCGGGCGGCTGCAGTGGCTCGTCGCCGACCTGCTGACCAAGCAAGGGCTCACCGTCGTCAACGACGAGATGGCCGGCACCGTGCATCAAGACCGCCGGCTGCTCACCGGCGACAGCCCACTGGCCTCCGATGCGCTGGGCAAGCTTGCCGTCAACTGCCTGCTCGACGCACTAGGGACGGCATCCAATTCCTGA
- a CDS encoding anti-sigma factor → MTEPLDSELLDLATPYALHAVSDSERADLERRLAVAAPEVAAQFRAEVRDARETMARLAGSTALEPPAHLREQLLAAVSVPELRPRARWRNAALAAAAAVVVALAGVGIGIALSPRPPATTAEQIFAAPDVRTVSGAIPTGGTATVVFSRERNAGVLVMNGVTPPQTGTVYQMWLLREGAATSAGTMDSAAVAPSTTAVLPDLGDASALAFTVEPGAGSTTPTTPIFAELPLR, encoded by the coding sequence ATGACCGAGCCACTTGACTCCGAACTTCTCGATCTGGCGACGCCGTACGCGCTGCACGCGGTGTCCGACAGTGAGCGCGCCGACCTCGAGCGGCGTCTGGCAGTCGCTGCTCCCGAGGTCGCGGCGCAATTCCGAGCCGAGGTGCGGGACGCGCGGGAGACCATGGCCCGGCTGGCGGGATCCACCGCCCTTGAGCCACCGGCGCATCTGCGCGAGCAGCTGCTGGCAGCGGTCTCGGTTCCCGAGCTGCGGCCGAGGGCGCGCTGGCGAAACGCGGCGCTGGCGGCCGCGGCAGCCGTCGTCGTCGCCCTCGCCGGCGTCGGCATCGGTATCGCGCTCAGCCCGCGCCCCCCGGCGACGACGGCCGAGCAGATCTTCGCCGCCCCCGACGTGCGAACCGTGTCAGGGGCCATACCAACCGGCGGCACCGCGACCGTGGTGTTCTCTCGCGAGCGCAACGCCGGCGTGCTGGTGATGAACGGTGTCACGCCGCCGCAAACCGGCACCGTCTATCAGATGTGGCTGCTGCGCGAGGGCGCAGCGACGTCGGCGGGCACCATGGACTCCGCCGCAGTCGCGCCGTCGACCACGGCGGTGCTACCGGATCTCGGCGACGCATCGGCGTTGGCCTTCACTGTCGAGCCGGGCGCCGGCTCGACCACACCAACCACGCCGATATTCGCCGAGCTGCCATTGCGGTGA
- a CDS encoding sigma-70 family RNA polymerase sigma factor, producing the protein MTAQAPVARLLWVTAELDALLRRVARRDVDAFAELYDHTRSRVFGLVIRVLRDPGYSEETTQDIYLQVWRTADSYDPAAGSPTAWLMTLAHRRAVDRVRAEQAASQRESRYGASSVELPADQVADSVITQDEQRRVAECLSTLTDAQRECIHLAYYDGLTYSQVSQRLAANLATIKSRMRDALRGLRDCLGAA; encoded by the coding sequence ATGACGGCGCAGGCCCCGGTGGCTAGGCTGCTGTGGGTGACCGCCGAACTCGACGCGTTGCTGCGGCGGGTGGCCCGACGCGACGTCGACGCCTTCGCCGAACTGTACGACCATACGCGGTCCAGGGTGTTCGGCCTGGTCATCCGGGTTCTGCGGGACCCGGGATACAGCGAGGAAACCACCCAGGACATCTACCTCCAGGTGTGGCGCACCGCAGACAGCTACGACCCGGCAGCCGGATCCCCGACGGCGTGGCTGATGACGCTCGCACACCGGCGGGCAGTGGACAGGGTGCGTGCCGAACAAGCCGCCAGCCAGCGCGAATCGCGCTACGGGGCGTCCAGCGTGGAGTTGCCCGCCGATCAGGTCGCCGACTCGGTGATCACCCAGGATGAACAGCGCCGGGTGGCCGAATGCCTGTCCACGCTGACCGATGCCCAACGCGAGTGCATCCACCTCGCCTACTACGACGGATTGACCTATAGCCAGGTCTCGCAACGGCTGGCAGCCAACCTCGCCACCATCAAATCGCGGATGCGCGACGCCCTCCGCGGCCTACGCGATTGTCTGGGGGCCGCATGA
- a CDS encoding DUF1295 domain-containing protein has translation MVTVVSLAAIAVVHGATFVIGRALGRYNVVDVAWGIGFIVVAAVSAVLGSGDPGRRILLLVLITLWAGRLSWHMVVKSAGKGEDPRYRELLDGNYSAGHVLRKVFVIQGAATWFISLPVQLSSTLGPTPAVVRPVLVVGVLIWAVGLAFEAVGDHQLRRFKTDPSHHGAIMDRGLWSWTRHPNYFGDSCVWWGLWLVTICTWQSLMTVLSPVLMTYFLVYATGARLTEKHMAGRPGFDEYCSRTSFFIPIPPRCG, from the coding sequence ATCGTCACCGTGGTTTCGCTGGCCGCCATCGCTGTCGTGCACGGGGCGACGTTCGTGATCGGCCGAGCGCTCGGGCGGTACAACGTCGTCGACGTGGCCTGGGGCATCGGGTTCATCGTGGTCGCCGCCGTCAGCGCCGTACTCGGATCCGGCGACCCCGGCCGGCGCATCCTGCTGTTGGTGCTCATCACGCTCTGGGCAGGCCGCCTGTCCTGGCACATGGTGGTCAAGTCCGCGGGCAAGGGGGAAGACCCCCGCTATCGGGAGCTACTGGATGGCAACTACTCGGCCGGTCACGTGCTGCGCAAGGTGTTCGTGATCCAAGGAGCGGCAACCTGGTTCATCTCGCTGCCGGTGCAGCTGTCCTCGACATTGGGGCCGACCCCAGCCGTCGTGCGACCGGTCCTGGTTGTGGGCGTACTGATCTGGGCCGTCGGGCTGGCATTCGAGGCGGTCGGCGACCATCAGCTGCGACGGTTCAAAACCGATCCCTCCCACCATGGCGCGATCATGGACCGCGGATTGTGGTCCTGGACCCGCCATCCCAACTACTTCGGCGACAGCTGCGTGTGGTGGGGACTGTGGCTGGTGACCATCTGCACCTGGCAGTCACTCATGACGGTGCTCTCCCCGGTACTCATGACGTACTTCCTGGTGTACGCGACCGGCGCCCGACTGACCGAGAAGCATATGGCAGGCCGGCCCGGCTTTGACGAATACTGCTCGCGCACTTCATTTTTCATACCCATTCCGCCGAGATGTGGATAA
- a CDS encoding class I SAM-dependent methyltransferase has translation MNTRTGTSPAVDPTRWPDVAHPPRGPVAAISGAVADRLLRRAAATLPVRLAFPDRTVIGAADPTLPTMVIESPEALARRIGCHGLIGFGESYMAGEWHSDDLVGLLTEFGRSMGELVPAALQRFRTVTLPRSPRSAHNDPAQSRRNIAAHYDLSNELFSEFLDETMTYSSALFPQLPGTAAGLAEAQRRKIDRLLDAAGVGPGSRVLEIGTGWGQLCIQAAERGAEVRSITLSAEQQRLARQRVAAAGLADRVRVDLLDYRDADGCYDAVVSVEMVEAVGYQFWPTYFRALDRLVIPGGRVAIQAITMPHDRMLASRGTHTWIQKYIFPGGLLPSTEAIIGLTERHTRLRTVDMMSLRPHYAETLRLWRERFVSRRDAVTGLGFDEVFARMWELYLAYSEAGFTSGYLDVYQWTFAPTGGHR, from the coding sequence GTGAACACCCGGACCGGAACGTCCCCCGCCGTCGACCCCACTCGCTGGCCAGACGTGGCACACCCACCACGTGGCCCGGTAGCCGCGATCTCCGGTGCGGTGGCCGACCGACTGCTGCGCCGAGCCGCCGCGACATTGCCGGTCCGCCTGGCGTTTCCTGACCGGACCGTGATCGGCGCGGCCGATCCGACACTACCCACCATGGTCATCGAGAGTCCGGAGGCCCTGGCCCGGCGGATCGGCTGCCACGGCCTGATCGGATTCGGCGAGTCCTATATGGCCGGTGAGTGGCATTCCGATGATCTCGTGGGGTTGCTCACCGAATTCGGCAGATCCATGGGTGAACTGGTTCCTGCTGCGCTACAACGGTTCCGGACCGTGACACTGCCTCGGTCACCACGCTCGGCGCACAACGACCCCGCTCAGTCCCGGCGGAACATCGCGGCGCACTACGACCTGTCGAACGAGCTGTTCTCGGAGTTTCTCGACGAGACGATGACGTACTCCAGCGCGCTGTTCCCGCAACTCCCCGGGACGGCAGCCGGACTGGCCGAGGCTCAGCGCCGGAAGATCGACCGCCTGCTCGACGCCGCGGGCGTGGGTCCCGGCAGCCGAGTACTGGAGATCGGTACCGGCTGGGGTCAACTCTGCATCCAGGCCGCCGAGCGCGGCGCCGAAGTCCGTTCGATCACCCTGTCGGCCGAGCAACAACGGCTGGCCCGGCAGCGAGTGGCGGCGGCCGGCCTGGCAGACCGGGTCCGTGTCGACCTGCTGGACTACCGCGACGCCGACGGCTGCTACGACGCAGTGGTGTCGGTCGAGATGGTCGAAGCCGTGGGATATCAATTCTGGCCCACCTATTTTCGAGCGCTGGACCGGCTCGTCATCCCCGGAGGGCGAGTCGCGATCCAGGCGATCACCATGCCGCACGACCGCATGCTGGCCTCACGCGGCACGCACACCTGGATCCAGAAGTACATCTTCCCCGGCGGGTTGCTCCCGTCGACCGAAGCGATCATCGGCCTCACCGAACGGCATACCCGGCTGCGCACCGTCGACATGATGTCGCTGCGGCCGCACTATGCCGAGACCCTGCGACTGTGGCGGGAACGTTTCGTCTCCCGCCGTGACGCAGTGACCGGGCTCGGTTTCGACGAAGTGTTCGCGCGCATGTGGGAGCTGTACCTGGCGTACTCCGAAGCGGGCTTCACCTCAGGCTATCTCGACGTATACCAGTGGACATTCGCCCCGACAGGAGGACACCGGTGA
- a CDS encoding DUF1365 domain-containing protein, which yields MLTPALYRTRITHVRRAPVHHRFSYRGYCWYVDLDRLPQLPRWLRAFARFEADDHFAGGPKDSLRQRVDTFLWSHDVDLAGGRVTALLQARVLGYVFNPLSLYWCHDAAGALRYVIAEVHNTYGRRHAYLLPAGQPARVPKRMYVSPFNAVEGYYQVRAPKPGEHVAVTVSLHRQGHPPFVATLRGDRRPATIWEVLRLQLTAPLAPLAGALAIRIEGITLWLRRVPVVPRPAEESVTENRGRLL from the coding sequence GTGCTGACCCCTGCGCTGTACCGGACCAGGATCACCCACGTCCGCCGCGCCCCCGTGCACCATCGCTTCAGCTACCGCGGTTACTGCTGGTACGTGGACCTCGACCGGCTACCGCAGTTGCCGCGCTGGCTGCGGGCGTTTGCCCGATTCGAGGCGGACGACCATTTCGCGGGCGGACCGAAAGACTCACTGCGCCAACGTGTCGACACATTCTTGTGGTCGCACGACGTGGATCTCGCCGGCGGTCGGGTGACCGCGTTGCTCCAGGCGCGGGTGCTCGGGTATGTGTTCAATCCGCTGAGCCTGTACTGGTGCCACGATGCCGCCGGCGCACTGCGATACGTGATCGCCGAAGTCCACAACACCTACGGCCGACGGCACGCTTATCTGCTTCCCGCCGGGCAACCCGCGCGGGTGCCCAAGCGCATGTACGTCTCACCGTTCAATGCCGTCGAAGGCTACTACCAGGTGCGGGCTCCCAAACCCGGCGAACACGTTGCCGTGACCGTTTCGCTGCACCGCCAAGGACATCCGCCCTTCGTTGCCACCCTGCGCGGTGATCGCAGGCCGGCGACCATCTGGGAAGTTCTGCGACTGCAATTGACCGCGCCGCTGGCGCCGCTGGCCGGAGCCCTCGCCATCCGGATCGAGGGAATCACGTTGTGGCTGCGCCGAGTGCCGGTCGTTCCCCGCCCCGCCGAAGAGTCCGTTACCGAGAACCGAGGAAGGTTACTGTGA